A genomic region of Candidatus Bathyarchaeia archaeon contains the following coding sequences:
- a CDS encoding PfkB family carbohydrate kinase, translating into MDFDIVAAGHFSIDLISLPNRQLPYTILGGSVAYVSLSAKRLGANVSIISKVGGDFPQAYLWWLSQEGIDISKVAKIIQEKTTRFELNYSNDMSNRTMRLAGKALPIQVEDLPNSLQTKAVHLAPIANEISYEVAEKLTKVAEVVSLDPQGLIRVFDENGFVASEPLKDRRILELIDVYKSSREEIEAVTGVADLHLAIKAVHDLGVEIVIVTMGMKGAVLSMGGAAYEIPVYTPNKLVDPTGAGDAFIGGFLAEYVRGKEALWCACVGSAVASTVVEGVGPTFLGEKDEIYRRASMLYEKGIKH; encoded by the coding sequence ATGGATTTTGACATCGTTGCAGCTGGGCATTTTAGCATAGACTTAATAAGTTTGCCGAATAGACAACTGCCCTACACCATTTTAGGCGGTTCAGTGGCTTATGTTTCACTTTCAGCCAAACGTTTAGGTGCAAACGTTTCCATAATCTCAAAAGTCGGCGGAGACTTCCCACAAGCCTACTTATGGTGGCTTAGCCAAGAAGGCATAGACATCTCCAAAGTAGCCAAAATTATTCAGGAGAAAACCACACGATTTGAGCTAAATTACAGCAATGACATGTCAAACCGCACCATGAGACTTGCCGGTAAAGCACTCCCAATACAGGTTGAAGACCTGCCTAACTCTTTGCAAACTAAAGCTGTTCATCTTGCTCCAATAGCCAACGAAATCTCATATGAAGTTGCTGAAAAGCTGACAAAAGTCGCTGAAGTGGTGTCCCTAGACCCTCAAGGGCTTATTCGGGTCTTTGATGAAAATGGGTTTGTGGCGAGTGAGCCGCTAAAGGACAGGCGTATACTCGAGCTTATAGACGTGTACAAGTCTTCAAGAGAGGAGATTGAAGCCGTCACCGGCGTGGCTGATTTACACTTAGCCATAAAGGCTGTCCATGACCTTGGCGTGGAAATTGTCATAGTAACCATGGGCATGAAGGGAGCAGTGCTATCTATGGGTGGGGCAGCGTATGAAATTCCAGTATATACGCCTAACAAGCTTGTCGATCCGACCGGCGCTGGAGATGCGTTCATTGGTGGTTTCTTGGCAGAATATGTCCGCGGCAAAGAAGCCTTATGGTGCGCGTGTGTCGGTTCTGCTGTAGCTTCAACGGTTGTTGAAGGTGTTGGTCCAACTTTCCTCGGCGAAAAAGATGAGATTTACCGAAGGGCGAGCATGCTGTACGAAAAAGGAATTAAGCATTGA
- a CDS encoding nascent polypeptide-associated complex protein — translation MRRRISPREAKRMMQRMGLSMDAIPDVEQVIIKTISKEIVIENPEVAVVDIQGQKMFQVAGGKIKEKAVERKLAIPEEDVRLVADQTGKSLEEARKALEECDGDLAKAILLLQSKP, via the coding sequence ATGCGTAGGCGAATAAGCCCCCGAGAAGCCAAGCGGATGATGCAACGCATGGGCTTAAGCATGGACGCCATCCCAGACGTTGAACAAGTCATCATAAAAACCATCAGTAAAGAAATAGTTATCGAGAATCCTGAAGTGGCGGTTGTTGACATTCAAGGGCAGAAAATGTTCCAAGTGGCGGGTGGAAAAATAAAAGAAAAGGCTGTTGAGCGAAAATTGGCTATACCCGAAGAGGATGTGAGGCTTGTCGCTGACCAAACTGGAAAAAGCCTTGAAGAGGCAAGAAAGGCTTTAGAGGAATGCGATGGTGACTTGGCAAAAGCCATCCTTTTGCTCCAGTCTAAACCATGA